From a region of the uncultured Desulfatiglans sp. genome:
- a CDS encoding AMP-binding enzyme has protein sequence MPLNELLPKAVRLHPHREAVVCGDLRMDYAEFAARVWRLCGALRRMGLAKGDRLAVLHENCHVFLETYFAAAHLGLILVPLNFRLSPGELGFILQDSGARVLIAQGRFREPVRDLPTLAPNLERIIWTQRDSASCGENEAGYEALIAAEPPDPPQPMALEDRDVAHLYYTSGTTGRPKGVMLTHGNVKSHALGTIAELHITDSDHWFHVAPLFHLADAWATFAITWAGGKHVILPVFEALRVLETIERERITLTNLIPTMLNLMVNEPRAREFDYSSLRFMLSGGAPIAPETVRRIMETLQCDYVQTYGMTETSPYLTLSLLKGPMRSLPPAEQLRYKAKTGREFINVRLRVVDEAGRDVAADETQVGEIIVKGDTVTPGYWNLPDETAKAIRDGWLCTGDLAVIDAEGYVNIVDRKKDMIITGGENVYSTEVENVLYQHRDILEAAVVGVPDPKWGEAVKAFVVPKPDREIRPEEVIAFCRKHLAGYKCPKSVELLESLPRTGSGKIYKKGLRG, from the coding sequence ATGCCCCTGAATGAACTGCTCCCAAAGGCTGTGAGGCTTCATCCGCATCGTGAGGCCGTCGTCTGCGGGGATCTCCGCATGGACTATGCCGAATTCGCCGCCAGGGTCTGGCGCCTCTGCGGCGCACTCCGCCGTATGGGACTCGCGAAAGGCGACCGCCTCGCCGTCCTCCATGAGAATTGCCACGTCTTTCTCGAAACCTATTTTGCCGCAGCCCACCTCGGCCTCATCCTCGTGCCGCTCAACTTCCGGCTTTCCCCGGGGGAACTCGGCTTCATCCTCCAGGACAGCGGGGCCAGGGTCCTGATCGCCCAAGGCCGATTCCGGGAACCTGTCCGGGACCTCCCGACACTCGCACCTAATCTCGAGCGGATCATCTGGACTCAGAGGGACTCCGCGTCCTGCGGAGAAAACGAGGCCGGCTACGAGGCCCTCATCGCGGCTGAACCACCGGACCCGCCGCAGCCCATGGCCCTCGAGGACCGGGACGTTGCCCACCTGTACTACACCAGCGGGACCACCGGTCGGCCGAAGGGCGTCATGCTGACGCACGGAAACGTCAAGAGCCACGCCCTCGGCACCATCGCCGAACTCCACATCACGGACAGCGACCACTGGTTCCACGTCGCGCCCCTCTTCCACCTCGCGGATGCCTGGGCGACTTTCGCGATCACCTGGGCCGGCGGCAAACACGTCATACTGCCCGTCTTCGAGGCCCTGCGCGTCCTCGAGACCATCGAGCGCGAGAGGATCACACTGACGAACCTCATCCCGACCATGCTCAACCTGATGGTGAACGAGCCGCGGGCACGGGAATTCGACTACTCCTCGCTCCGCTTCATGCTGAGCGGCGGGGCGCCGATCGCTCCCGAAACGGTGCGCCGGATCATGGAGACCCTCCAATGCGACTACGTCCAGACCTACGGGATGACCGAGACCAGCCCTTACCTCACGCTTTCCCTCCTCAAAGGACCCATGAGGTCGCTGCCGCCGGCAGAACAGCTCCGCTACAAGGCCAAGACGGGGAGGGAGTTCATCAACGTGAGGCTGCGGGTCGTGGATGAGGCCGGGCGGGATGTTGCGGCGGATGAAACGCAGGTCGGGGAGATCATCGTCAAAGGGGACACCGTCACGCCCGGGTACTGGAACCTCCCGGATGAGACGGCGAAGGCCATCCGGGACGGCTGGCTCTGCACCGGGGATCTGGCGGTTATCGACGCGGAAGGCTATGTCAACATCGTCGACCGCAAGAAGGACATGATCATCACCGGCGGCGAGAACGTCTATTCCACCGAGGTGGAAAATGTCCTCTATCAGCACCGGGATATCCTCGAGGCGGCCGTCGTGGGGGTGCCCGATCCGAAATGGGGGGAGGCGGTGAAGGCCTTCGTGGTGCCAAAGCCCGACCGCGAGATCCGGCCCGAGGAGGTCATCGCCTTTTGCCGGAAGCACCTGGCCGGCTACAAATGCCCGAAGAGCGTGGAACTGCTGGAGAGCCTCCCGCGCACCGGCTCAGGCAAGATCTATAAGAAAGGACTCCGGGGCTGA
- a CDS encoding hypothetical protein (Evidence 5 : Unknown function), which translates to MPLFMFKERVASLKKNLLPVGACLPALLIFLVLTLTYIASSAGMQRPPDLCDIDTQTAGPVRLGIEFIFGQAFYILSALSLFWSALLVCLVWSVRQRYADLIRKRDELERITNEFQERLRGRTGGGRPDSDASIL; encoded by the coding sequence ATGCCGTTGTTCATGTTCAAAGAAAGGGTTGCCTCCTTGAAGAAGAACCTTCTCCCAGTCGGAGCGTGCCTGCCTGCGCTGCTGATCTTTCTCGTCCTGACGCTGACGTACATCGCCTCATCTGCGGGGATGCAGCGGCCGCCGGACCTCTGTGACATCGACACCCAAACCGCCGGCCCCGTCCGGCTGGGGATCGAATTTATTTTCGGGCAGGCCTTTTACATCCTTTCGGCCTTGTCCCTTTTCTGGTCCGCACTCCTTGTCTGCCTGGTGTGGTCCGTCAGACAGAGATACGCAGACCTCATCCGGAAACGGGACGAGTTGGAGCGGATCACAAACGAATTCCAGGAGCGGTTGCGGGGCAGGACCGGAGGCGGCCGCCCCGATTCCGATGCGTCGATTTTATGA